The Puntigrus tetrazona isolate hp1 chromosome 3, ASM1883169v1, whole genome shotgun sequence genome contains a region encoding:
- the LOC122341641 gene encoding uncharacterized protein LOC122341641, with product MHWLPLVAMVIASALPFPQSPVPRLVAAMIEPGRNNSNSSSVPTANISMPTNSSVDHDSSHNNYSTQDRTEAPHRTDDKQSTIEEDRISKGRENLLTGRTTGADASRPHYSRKYKSQKIASSQSNDILKDYQLEPSQFHEQSSIEAETFLKNDRSARSELKDGPLEGPSSPGQEHLDEAQTNAKELLQQSGGFGFDDIGLREEDQLLLLDAHPRVLFSPALSPPKHPPLLLMLELGLLADDVEDEESHMMDATTSGHGGDKETYRNLLLGLSDSDGPIPGVRRKRQAAHSAQGIERSVCEAESGWVTNKRTAVDFRSNTVTILQEIQTQTGPLKQYFYETKCRKPDPNRKGEVQAVEGAGCLGVDKKHWMSRCETKQSYVRALTSDETKRIGWRWIRIDSSCVCVLLTRGTYYTEKKLERGREREGRRYR from the coding sequence ATGCACTGGCTTCCCCTGGTTGCCATGGTGATCGCCTCGGCCCTGCCTTTCCCTCAAAGTCCTGTGCCCAGGCTTGTTGCCGCAATGATAGAGCCTGGcagaaacaacagcaacagcagcagcgtCCCAACAGCTAACATCAGCATGCCGACCAACTCCTCAGTGGACCACGACTCTTCTCACAACAACTACAGCACACAAGACAGAACAGAAGCTCCTCACAGAACAGACGATAAGCAGAGCACAATTGAGGAGGACCGTATATCCAAAGGTAGAGAAAATCTTCTAACAGGTAGGACTACCGGAGCAGATGCCTCCAGGCCGCATTATTCTAGGAaatacaaatcacaaaaaatagCCAGTTCCCAAAGCAACGATATTCTCAAGGACTATCAGCTTGAACCTAGTCAGTTCCATGAACAAAGCAGTATTGAGGCAGAgacttttcttaaaaatgacagGAGCGCAAGAAGTGAACTGAAAGATGGGCCTCTTGAAGGTCCGAGCTCTCCAGGGCAGGAACATCTGGATGAAGCTCAGACAAATGCAAAAGAGTTGCTGCAGCAATCTGGAGGCTTTGGGTTTGATGACATAGGCCTTCGAGAAGAAGATCAGCTGCTTTTGCTGGACGCCCATCCACGGGTGCTCTTCTCCCCAGCCCTTTCCCCACCCAAACACCCGCCACTGCTCTTAATGCTAGAGTTGGGCTTATTGGCCGATGACGTTGAGGACGAGGAAAGCCACATGATGGATGCTACCACGTCTGGTCACGGAGGCGACAAAGAAACATACAGGAACTTACTCTTGGGTCTCTCTGATTCTGACGGCCCCATTCCAGGGGTCCGGCGCAAGCGTCAGGCCGCCCACAGCGCACAGGGCATCGAACGCTCCGTCTGCGAGGCCGAAAGCGGGTGGGTGACCAACAAGAGGACGGCGGTGGACTTCCGGAGCAACACAGTCACTATTCTGCAAGAGATCCAAACCCAGACGGGACCTCTCAAGCAGTATTTCTACGAAACAAAATGTCGTAAGCCTGATCCAAATAGGAAAGGTGAAGTGCAAGCGGTGGAGGGAGCCGGCTGCTTGGGGGTGGATAAGAAACACTGGATGAGCAGGTGCGAAACCAAGCAGTCATACGTACGTGCGCTCACCTCGGATGAAACCAAGAGAATAGGGTGGAGGTGGATCCGTATTGACTCCTCCTGCGTTTGCGTGCTGCTCACTAGAGGAACGTACTACACTGAGAAGAAGTTGGAGAGGGGAAGAGAGCGAGAAGGCAGAAGGTACCGATAG